Proteins from a single region of Chloroherpeton thalassium ATCC 35110:
- the pdxH gene encoding pyridoxamine 5'-phosphate oxidase, whose translation MTLAEKRKEYGEKNLARGDLASDPISQFGVWLQQAIDTNLSEPNAMTLATVGKSAKPTARTVLLKGFDHRGFFFFTNYESRKGQDLSENPYAAIVFFWRELERQVTATGKVSKISREESAEYFAKRPLGSRLGAWASRQSTPIETRDILEARFDAYQKQFGEAVPLPDFWGGFCLEPETVEFWQGRANRLHDRFQYARIAPEIWKLERLSP comes from the coding sequence ATGACCTTAGCAGAAAAACGAAAAGAGTATGGCGAAAAAAATTTGGCGCGCGGCGATCTGGCATCAGATCCCATTTCGCAGTTTGGCGTGTGGCTTCAGCAAGCCATTGACACCAATTTGAGCGAGCCAAATGCAATGACGCTGGCCACCGTTGGAAAAAGCGCAAAGCCAACTGCGAGAACCGTTTTATTAAAAGGATTTGACCATCGCGGATTCTTTTTTTTCACGAACTACGAAAGCCGAAAAGGCCAAGATCTTTCGGAGAATCCTTATGCTGCGATTGTCTTTTTTTGGAGAGAGCTGGAAAGGCAAGTAACCGCTACCGGGAAAGTGTCCAAAATTAGCCGTGAGGAATCGGCGGAATACTTTGCGAAAAGACCGCTTGGCAGCCGATTGGGCGCTTGGGCATCGAGGCAAAGCACGCCAATCGAAACTCGCGACATCTTGGAAGCGCGCTTTGACGCATATCAAAAACAGTTTGGCGAGGCCGTTCCGCTACCTGATTTTTGGGGCGGATTTTGCCTTGAGCCCGAAACCGTTGAGTTTTGGCAAGGCCGTGCAAACCGCTTGCACGATCGGTTTCAATATGCCCGAATTGCACCCGAAATTTGGAAGCTGGAAAGACTTTCGCCTTAA
- a CDS encoding ATP-binding protein, with the protein MEELATAINHIDHLNRLAWQALPNNLMDALRLSKEAHSLSKKLKYTKGEAYSLCYEGLATQSLADFRKSLRASMRALRLFKQLGDDFGCALALHSIGNTYYSTGNYLRAETHFEESLQIHRKTHDVAGQADALNSIGMVHQQLGNYAEALRYYHNSFLLREQMNDVFGKVASLNRIGSVFQMLGENLKALDYFLKALSLIHEMEDLQLEAVAQYNIGAIYDSLGNYDQAKNFYLQSLEKKVRALDHKGEADVLSNLGHLFYAQRDYSSALEMLLRSQELKKRLGDKTGAAIARKDIGTVYMALNDFQAAEAHLTQSLQELQETEHTLGLAQSIRALGQLYAESLQAERAIAYFEQALEKFSQLGVKAEIPATAQALAEAYESIGDYKQALHYFKIYQNSLAQISNAEIEEKLKTLMIQFDLEKAQREADLFRTTNQQLSKTNHALEKALKEAELQRQHAMEADSFKTELLGIAAHDLRSPLQSVIGFNSLIKEEIARLTLVQPDDQLQHVIAMNGIIGKTAARMLDLINELLESTAIESGRIQCHPQPVDVCEIIKLSVSSFEILAKVKHQSIICHNGTNCIANVDASQLREVIDNLISNAIKYSPHHTTIHIHALSSDGNVIFSIKDEGLGLSKIDLEKVFQQFQRLSARPTDNEPSFGLGLSIAKQLVELNGGEIHVESEGKNKGATFTVKFKACDETVSLG; encoded by the coding sequence ATGGAAGAGTTAGCAACCGCAATAAACCATATTGATCACCTTAACCGCCTGGCTTGGCAAGCCTTGCCAAACAATCTAATGGACGCGCTTCGCTTGAGCAAAGAAGCCCATTCGCTTTCAAAAAAGTTGAAGTACACCAAAGGTGAAGCTTATAGCCTTTGCTACGAAGGCCTTGCCACACAATCGCTTGCTGATTTTCGAAAATCGTTACGCGCTTCCATGAGAGCGCTACGCTTATTCAAACAGCTTGGCGACGATTTTGGCTGCGCGCTTGCGCTGCATAGCATTGGCAATACGTATTATAGCACAGGAAACTATCTCCGTGCTGAAACCCATTTTGAGGAAAGTCTTCAAATACACAGGAAAACTCATGATGTGGCCGGACAAGCAGACGCCTTGAACTCAATTGGCATGGTTCACCAACAGTTAGGCAATTACGCTGAAGCACTTCGATATTATCATAATAGCTTTTTACTTCGCGAGCAAATGAACGATGTTTTCGGCAAAGTCGCATCGCTCAATCGAATTGGCTCCGTTTTTCAAATGTTGGGCGAAAATCTCAAAGCGCTTGACTATTTTTTAAAAGCCTTGTCTTTAATTCACGAAATGGAAGATTTGCAACTTGAAGCCGTCGCGCAATACAACATCGGCGCGATTTACGATTCACTCGGCAACTACGATCAGGCTAAAAACTTTTACCTTCAAAGTCTTGAAAAAAAAGTTCGCGCTTTAGACCACAAAGGCGAAGCGGATGTGCTCAGCAATCTTGGCCATCTCTTCTACGCTCAGAGAGATTATTCCAGCGCTTTAGAAATGCTTCTCAGAAGCCAGGAACTCAAAAAACGCTTGGGCGACAAAACCGGCGCGGCTATTGCACGCAAAGACATCGGCACAGTCTACATGGCGCTAAATGATTTTCAAGCGGCTGAAGCGCACTTAACCCAAAGCCTTCAAGAACTTCAGGAAACCGAACACACGCTTGGCTTGGCGCAAAGCATTCGCGCGTTAGGGCAGCTCTACGCGGAAAGCCTGCAAGCAGAACGCGCGATCGCCTACTTTGAGCAAGCGTTGGAAAAGTTTAGCCAGCTTGGCGTTAAGGCTGAAATTCCAGCGACTGCCCAAGCACTTGCCGAAGCATACGAGTCCATCGGCGATTACAAACAGGCGCTTCACTATTTCAAGATTTATCAAAATAGCCTCGCACAAATTTCGAACGCGGAAATTGAGGAAAAGCTCAAAACATTGATGATTCAGTTCGATTTGGAAAAAGCACAGCGCGAGGCTGACCTGTTTCGCACAACCAATCAACAGCTTTCCAAAACCAACCACGCGCTCGAAAAAGCGCTCAAAGAAGCCGAGCTTCAACGCCAACATGCCATGGAAGCCGATTCGTTCAAAACGGAACTTTTGGGCATCGCCGCGCACGATTTGCGCAGCCCGCTTCAATCGGTCATCGGATTCAACTCGCTCATCAAAGAGGAAATTGCCCGATTAACACTTGTTCAACCGGACGATCAATTGCAGCATGTTATTGCGATGAACGGCATTATCGGCAAAACAGCGGCCAGAATGTTGGATTTAATCAACGAGCTCTTGGAATCCACCGCTATCGAGTCGGGGAGAATTCAATGCCATCCGCAACCGGTGGACGTGTGCGAAATCATCAAACTAAGCGTTTCGAGCTTTGAGATTTTGGCGAAAGTCAAGCATCAATCGATCATTTGCCACAATGGCACCAACTGCATTGCCAATGTAGATGCCAGCCAACTGCGCGAGGTGATCGATAATCTTATCAGCAATGCGATCAAATATTCTCCGCATCATACCACGATTCACATTCACGCGCTGAGCAGCGATGGCAACGTGATTTTTTCCATCAAAGACGAAGGGCTTGGCTTGAGCAAAATCGATCTGGAAAAAGTATTTCAACAGTTCCAGCGACTCAGCGCCAGACCCACCGACAACGAACCATCATTCGGTCTGGGACTTTCCATCGCCAAACAACTCGTCGAGCTCAATGGCGGAGAGATTCATGTAGAAAGCGAAGGCAAAAATAAAGGCGCAACCTTTACAGTGAAATTCAAAGCGTGTGACGAAACGGTTTCTTTGGGCTAA
- a CDS encoding pyridoxamine 5'-phosphate oxidase family protein, protein MSLLTEEMKDLVNNAQVWVLATADLDGIPNAVPVNWCELLDSQTMMLINNCMKKTIENIEQNPKVAVSVWKGVKGFQFKGTARIESSGAFFEEAEQIMRSANPALTPKSVILIDINEVFSMSSGEHASERADG, encoded by the coding sequence ATGTCCCTATTAACCGAAGAAATGAAAGACCTTGTCAATAACGCTCAAGTCTGGGTTTTAGCCACGGCCGATCTTGACGGCATACCAAATGCGGTGCCGGTAAATTGGTGCGAGCTTTTGGATTCACAAACCATGATGCTCATCAACAATTGCATGAAAAAAACCATTGAAAACATTGAGCAAAATCCAAAAGTGGCGGTGTCTGTTTGGAAGGGCGTCAAAGGGTTTCAGTTCAAAGGCACTGCGCGGATTGAGTCCTCAGGCGCGTTTTTTGAAGAAGCAGAACAGATTATGCGAAGCGCCAATCCCGCGCTTACCCCAAAAAGCGTCATTTTGATAGACATCAACGAGGTGTTTTCCATGAGCTCCGGCGAGCACGCCAGCGAGCGCGCCGATGGCTAA
- a CDS encoding SDR family oxidoreductase, with product MQKVLVAGATGYLGSHVVRELKKRGYYVRALARNPKKLTSIQDSIDEVFTGEVTKPESLEGACKNIDVLFSSIGITRQQDGLSYMDVDYQGNKNLLECAQANGVSKFIYTSVFNAEKMKQLNPIHAKIKFSDELRASGMNYAIVNPNGFFSDIEQYFEMAKFGVAFLIGDGTAKINPIHGEDLAKVCVDAIQKDEKQIDVGGPEIFTHREILELAFKALHKHPLIIQVPQWTVDLTAGTLKLFATENIYSPIEFAILALTLDMVAPAYGEKKLGDFFAELAQKA from the coding sequence ATGCAGAAAGTTTTAGTTGCCGGCGCTACCGGCTATTTGGGCAGCCATGTTGTTCGTGAGCTCAAAAAAAGAGGCTACTACGTTCGCGCACTGGCTCGCAATCCGAAAAAACTGACCTCCATTCAAGACAGCATCGATGAAGTTTTTACCGGCGAAGTCACCAAACCCGAATCGCTTGAGGGCGCGTGCAAAAATATCGATGTGCTTTTTTCCAGCATTGGCATTACGCGCCAGCAAGACGGCCTTAGCTACATGGATGTAGATTATCAAGGAAATAAAAATCTGCTGGAATGCGCACAAGCCAATGGCGTCTCAAAATTTATCTACACTTCCGTTTTCAATGCGGAGAAAATGAAGCAATTGAACCCGATTCATGCCAAAATTAAATTTTCGGATGAACTCCGGGCTTCTGGCATGAACTACGCCATCGTCAATCCAAACGGCTTTTTCTCGGACATTGAACAATATTTTGAGATGGCTAAATTTGGCGTGGCGTTTTTAATCGGCGATGGCACGGCGAAAATCAATCCGATTCACGGCGAAGATCTGGCGAAAGTGTGTGTTGATGCGATCCAAAAAGACGAAAAACAAATCGATGTAGGCGGCCCCGAGATTTTTACACATCGTGAAATTTTGGAACTCGCATTTAAAGCGCTACACAAACATCCGCTGATTATTCAAGTGCCGCAATGGACTGTCGATTTAACCGCCGGCACGCTGAAGCTTTTTGCTACCGAAAATATTTATAGCCCGATCGAATTTGCGATTTTGGCGCTGACGCTCGATATGGTTGCGCCTGCTTACGGCGAGAAAAAATTGGGCGATTTTTTTGCAGAACTCGCACAAAAAGCATAG
- a CDS encoding thymidine phosphorylase, with amino-acid sequence MNPVELIRKKRDGQPLKAEEIQEFFSAYQQGKIADYQVSAMLMAMFFRPLNQVETRALCHTMIHSGKVLELSAIRLPKIDKHSTGGVGDKTSLILAPILASLDVAVPMISGRGLGHTGGTLDKLESIPGFRVSLAAGEFQAQLQRLHCALIGQTEEIAPLDKLLYALRDVTATVESIPLIAASIMSKKIASGLDGLVLDVKTGSGAFMPTLEKSRELAKTLKEIGEGYGKKVMAFITDMNEPLGFAVGNWLEVQECVDCLKGEKVRDLMDVSLALSGAMLLLAQKCESLEAGMLLAEKQVQNGKALAKFLEIVEAQGGDRSVLEDGSRYPKSRFCAALHADKSGWISQIDAREVGLCSTLLGAGRLRKEDAIDPKAGIRFHQKIGDRVQAGQIILEIFTDREVSVQPVLAQLNAAIQISPEHVQTSGKKVLEMIG; translated from the coding sequence ATGAATCCGGTTGAACTGATTAGAAAAAAACGCGACGGCCAGCCGCTCAAAGCCGAAGAAATTCAGGAATTTTTTTCTGCCTATCAACAAGGAAAAATCGCAGACTATCAAGTTTCTGCGATGTTGATGGCCATGTTTTTTCGTCCGCTAAATCAGGTGGAAACGCGCGCGCTTTGCCATACCATGATTCACAGTGGAAAAGTGCTCGAGCTTTCGGCTATCAGGCTTCCGAAAATAGATAAACATTCCACAGGCGGCGTTGGCGACAAAACTTCGCTCATTCTTGCGCCAATTTTAGCCAGCCTTGATGTGGCCGTTCCCATGATTTCCGGTCGTGGACTTGGACACACGGGCGGCACGTTGGATAAGCTTGAATCCATTCCCGGGTTTCGCGTTTCGCTTGCTGCGGGTGAATTTCAAGCTCAGCTTCAGCGCTTGCACTGCGCGCTGATTGGACAAACCGAAGAGATTGCGCCGCTCGATAAATTGCTTTACGCTTTGCGAGATGTGACCGCAACGGTGGAATCCATTCCGTTGATTGCGGCGAGCATCATGTCAAAAAAAATCGCGTCGGGTTTGGACGGGCTCGTGCTGGATGTGAAAACCGGCTCTGGGGCGTTTATGCCCACGCTTGAAAAATCGCGCGAGCTTGCCAAAACGCTCAAAGAGATTGGCGAAGGCTATGGGAAAAAAGTCATGGCGTTCATCACCGATATGAATGAGCCGCTTGGCTTTGCGGTTGGAAACTGGCTTGAAGTTCAGGAATGCGTAGACTGCTTAAAAGGTGAAAAAGTGCGCGACTTAATGGACGTTTCGCTGGCGCTTTCGGGGGCGATGCTGTTGCTTGCTCAAAAATGCGAGTCGCTTGAAGCGGGCATGTTGCTTGCGGAAAAGCAAGTTCAGAATGGCAAGGCATTGGCCAAATTTTTAGAAATTGTTGAAGCGCAAGGGGGCGATCGTTCCGTTTTAGAAGATGGCTCGCGCTATCCAAAATCGCGTTTTTGCGCCGCGCTTCACGCTGATAAATCTGGATGGATTTCACAAATCGATGCGCGCGAAGTTGGTCTGTGCTCCACTTTGCTCGGTGCGGGAAGGCTGCGCAAAGAAGACGCAATCGATCCAAAAGCGGGCATTCGATTTCATCAAAAAATTGGCGATCGCGTTCAAGCCGGACAGATAATTTTGGAAATATTTACCGATCGAGAAGTTTCCGTTCAGCCCGTCTTAGCGCAGCTGAACGCCGCGATTCAGATTTCGCCGGAACACGTTCAAACAAGCGGGAAAAAGGTTTTGGAAATGATCGGATGA
- a CDS encoding citrate synthase has translation MGKKTVTITNNATGQSEEFPLLNGTHGPDVFDIRQLYKKMNLFTYDPGYKSTASCESKITYIDGDEGILLYRGYPIEQLAEKSNFLEVCYLIFYGELPTQEQYEEFVYVIKHHSMVHEGFRDFINGFRRDAHPMAIMVGMVGAMSAFYHDSTDITNPSHQEISAHRLLAKIPTIAAMSYKYTIGQPFIYPRNDLGYAENFLHMMYAVPAEPYHIDPLYAKALDLILILHADHEQNASASTVRLAGSSGANPFAAASAGIGCLWGAAHGGANEAVIRMLEKIGSANHIPEFIARAKDKDDSFRLMGFGHRVYKHYDPRAKIIRKMAIDIINKTSGNDPLLNIAMKLEEIALTDEYFIEKKLYPNVDFYSGIIYKALGIPTSMFTVIFVMGRMIGWIAQWREMIQDPERVIGRPRQNYIGHASRDFVPIDERK, from the coding sequence ATGGGTAAGAAAACCGTCACCATAACAAACAACGCCACCGGACAAAGTGAAGAGTTTCCCTTGCTGAATGGAACGCATGGCCCCGATGTGTTCGACATTCGCCAGCTGTACAAAAAAATGAATTTGTTTACCTACGATCCGGGTTACAAATCCACCGCAAGCTGCGAAAGCAAAATCACTTATATCGATGGCGATGAGGGCATTTTGCTCTATCGCGGCTACCCCATCGAGCAACTTGCAGAGAAGAGCAATTTTCTTGAAGTCTGCTACTTGATTTTTTATGGCGAGCTCCCAACGCAAGAGCAATACGAAGAGTTCGTTTATGTGATCAAGCACCATTCTATGGTTCATGAAGGATTTAGAGATTTTATCAATGGATTTCGCCGCGACGCACATCCGATGGCGATTATGGTCGGCATGGTTGGCGCAATGAGCGCGTTCTACCACGATTCCACCGATATTACCAACCCCAGCCACCAAGAAATTTCAGCGCACCGCTTGTTAGCTAAAATTCCTACCATTGCGGCCATGTCCTATAAATACACGATAGGGCAACCCTTTATTTATCCAAGAAATGACTTGGGCTATGCAGAAAATTTCTTGCACATGATGTATGCCGTTCCTGCAGAGCCGTATCACATTGACCCACTCTATGCAAAAGCGTTGGATTTGATTTTGATCCTTCATGCCGACCACGAACAAAATGCCTCTGCCTCTACGGTGCGTTTGGCGGGTTCTTCAGGTGCAAACCCATTTGCAGCGGCTTCAGCTGGCATTGGCTGTTTGTGGGGCGCGGCTCATGGCGGTGCAAACGAAGCGGTTATCCGAATGTTGGAAAAGATCGGCTCAGCCAATCACATTCCTGAATTTATTGCCAGGGCGAAGGACAAAGATGATTCATTTCGGTTGATGGGATTCGGACATCGTGTCTATAAGCATTATGATCCGCGCGCGAAAATTATCCGCAAAATGGCCATCGACATTATCAATAAGACCAGCGGAAACGACCCGCTTTTGAACATCGCTATGAAGCTCGAAGAAATTGCCCTAACCGATGAATATTTCATCGAGAAGAAGCTTTATCCAAATGTGGATTTTTATTCCGGCATTATTTATAAAGCCCTGGGCATCCCAACCAGCATGTTTACCGTCATTTTTGTGATGGGACGCATGATCGGCTGGATTGCACAATGGCGCGAAATGATCCAAGATCCAGAACGCGTGATTGGACGGCCTCGCCAAAACTATATCGGCCATGCCTCGCGCGACTTTGTGCCAATTGATGAACGAAAATGA
- the uvrA gene encoding excinuclease ABC subunit UvrA, which yields MAELEHIVVRGAKVHNLKNIDVTFPRYKLIVITGLSGSGKSSLAFDTIYAEGQRRFMETLSAYARQFVGTIERPDVDFIDGLSPVISIEQKTTSRSPRSTVGTITEIYDFMRLLYAKVGARYDPKTGQKLQKQSEEDILNAILKLPEKTKVQILSPLVTGRKGHYRELFEELQKRGFVRVRIDGETAELQKGMKLDRYKIHEIELVVDRLVINSDVKPRLQEAVSLATKLSESGASLICEVLGEKPQDIFFSKKYAYADGTGALEELAPNHFSFNSPYGACRECDGLGEVKEFSPDLMIPDPALSIKDGGLAPLGKEGKNNTWQLIKTIAKVYDFKLTDPISALPKPIVNLLIHGSKEEFEVGYSFGSHDYSYPQQFAGLVEYVRNTYENTQSASVREWAEGFMLKQLCPSCHGARLRTESLFVKIAGKNIAEIADLPVNDCLEFFKALPDELSGREQLIARPVLNEITKRLKFLLDVGLGYLTVSRSAATLSGGEAQRIRLASQLGSQLTGVLYILDEPSIGLHQRDNRKLIGSLEQLRDLGNTVIVVEHDKETMEHADYLLDLGPGAGEHGGTVVGAGHASELPKDSLTAKYLHNEAKIDIPQKRREGNGSFLTLEHCSGHNLKNVTLNIPLGKFVTITGVSGSGKSSLINETLYPILANHFYRSKMYALPHGAVHGLELIDKVVDVDQSPIGRTPRSNAATYTGVFTFIRDFFATLPESQIRGYKAGRFSFNVKGGRCEVCQGDGMKKIEMNFLPDVYVACDACKGKRYNRDTLQVHYRGKNIADVLEMTIEEAAAFFTDFPRIKRILQTMESVGLGYLRLGQSSTTLSGGEAQRVKLSTELAKVQTGKTVYILDEPTTGLHFQDIRHLLDVLHRLVDKGNTVIIIEHNLDVIKQSDWLIDLGPEGGSSGGEILAEGTPEKVAEVEKSHTGRFLRAELNLNGKC from the coding sequence ATGGCCGAGTTAGAACATATTGTTGTTAGGGGCGCAAAAGTTCATAATCTTAAAAACATAGATGTTACTTTTCCCCGCTACAAACTAATTGTGATTACCGGACTTTCCGGCTCTGGCAAGTCCAGCCTTGCGTTCGACACGATTTACGCCGAAGGGCAACGCCGCTTCATGGAAACGCTCTCGGCTTACGCCCGCCAATTTGTCGGCACCATCGAGCGCCCCGATGTGGATTTCATCGATGGCCTTTCTCCCGTGATTTCCATTGAACAAAAAACGACGTCGCGAAGCCCGCGCTCAACGGTCGGCACGATTACGGAAATCTATGATTTTATGCGCTTGCTTTATGCAAAAGTCGGCGCACGCTACGATCCGAAAACCGGTCAAAAACTTCAGAAGCAAAGCGAAGAAGATATTTTAAACGCGATTTTAAAACTCCCTGAAAAAACAAAAGTTCAAATCCTTTCCCCGCTTGTGACCGGCAGAAAAGGCCATTATCGCGAGCTATTTGAGGAATTGCAAAAGCGCGGGTTCGTGCGCGTGCGCATCGACGGCGAGACGGCGGAACTTCAAAAAGGCATGAAGCTCGATCGCTATAAAATCCACGAAATCGAGTTGGTCGTCGACCGGCTCGTGATTAATAGCGATGTCAAGCCGCGTTTGCAAGAGGCCGTTTCCCTTGCAACCAAACTTTCCGAAAGCGGCGCGTCGCTCATTTGTGAGGTTCTCGGCGAAAAGCCGCAGGATATTTTTTTTAGCAAAAAATACGCTTACGCCGACGGCACGGGGGCGCTCGAAGAACTTGCGCCGAACCATTTCAGTTTTAACTCGCCCTACGGCGCGTGCCGCGAATGCGACGGGCTGGGCGAAGTCAAGGAATTTTCACCCGACTTGATGATTCCCGATCCTGCGCTGTCCATTAAAGATGGCGGGCTCGCCCCGCTCGGCAAGGAAGGCAAAAACAACACGTGGCAACTGATCAAAACCATTGCCAAAGTTTATGATTTTAAGCTTACCGACCCAATTTCAGCGTTGCCGAAACCGATTGTAAATCTGCTGATTCACGGTTCAAAAGAGGAATTTGAAGTCGGCTATTCGTTCGGCTCGCATGATTATTCGTATCCGCAGCAATTTGCCGGACTGGTTGAATATGTAAGGAATACGTATGAAAACACGCAATCGGCAAGCGTTAGGGAATGGGCGGAAGGCTTTATGCTCAAGCAACTTTGCCCGAGCTGCCATGGCGCACGGCTTCGCACGGAAAGTCTGTTTGTGAAAATTGCCGGGAAAAATATCGCCGAAATTGCCGACCTGCCGGTGAATGATTGTCTTGAGTTTTTTAAAGCGTTGCCGGACGAACTTTCCGGTCGGGAACAGCTCATCGCGCGACCGGTTCTGAACGAAATTACCAAACGCTTGAAATTCCTTTTGGACGTCGGACTCGGCTACCTGACGGTTTCGCGCTCGGCGGCGACGCTTTCTGGCGGTGAGGCGCAACGCATTCGACTTGCCTCACAGTTAGGGTCGCAACTTACGGGCGTCTTATACATTTTGGACGAACCGAGCATCGGCTTGCATCAGCGCGACAATCGCAAGCTGATTGGTTCGCTTGAGCAGCTTCGCGATTTGGGCAACACGGTTATCGTGGTCGAGCATGACAAGGAAACGATGGAACATGCCGATTATTTGCTCGACTTGGGGCCGGGCGCCGGCGAACACGGCGGCACGGTCGTGGGCGCGGGACATGCTTCCGAATTGCCGAAAGATTCTTTGACCGCGAAATATTTGCACAACGAGGCCAAAATTGATATTCCGCAAAAGCGCCGTGAGGGAAACGGTTCGTTTTTGACGCTGGAACATTGCTCCGGCCACAACCTGAAAAATGTCACGCTGAACATTCCGCTCGGCAAGTTCGTCACCATAACGGGCGTGAGTGGCTCGGGAAAATCGTCGCTTATCAACGAAACACTTTATCCGATTCTCGCCAATCATTTTTATCGCTCCAAAATGTATGCCTTGCCTCACGGTGCGGTGCATGGCCTCGAGTTGATAGACAAGGTCGTCGATGTCGACCAATCGCCGATAGGCCGCACCCCGCGTTCCAATGCGGCGACCTACACAGGCGTTTTTACTTTCATCCGTGATTTTTTTGCCACGCTGCCGGAATCGCAAATTCGCGGCTACAAAGCCGGGCGTTTCAGCTTTAACGTAAAAGGCGGACGCTGCGAAGTCTGTCAAGGCGACGGCATGAAAAAAATCGAGATGAATTTTTTGCCGGACGTTTATGTCGCTTGTGACGCTTGTAAGGGAAAACGATACAACCGCGATACCTTGCAAGTCCATTATCGTGGGAAAAATATCGCCGATGTGCTCGAGATGACCATCGAGGAAGCGGCGGCGTTTTTTACCGATTTTCCGCGCATCAAACGCATTTTGCAAACGATGGAAAGCGTTGGGCTGGGTTATTTGCGGCTCGGGCAATCCTCTACGACGCTCTCGGGCGGCGAGGCGCAGCGCGTGAAGCTTTCAACCGAATTGGCCAAAGTGCAAACCGGCAAAACCGTCTACATTTTGGACGAACCCACCACAGGCTTGCATTTCCAAGACATTCGTCATCTTTTGGATGTTTTGCATCGCTTGGTCGATAAAGGCAATACGGTCATTATTATCGAACACAATTTGGATGTTATCAAGCAAAGCGATTGGCTCATCGATCTCGGCCCCGAAGGCGGCAGCAGCGGCGGCGAAATTTTGGCGGAAGGCACGCCAGAAAAAGTCGCTGAGGTAGAAAAATCTCACACTGGAAGGTTTTTGCGAGCGGAACTGAACCTGAACGGGAAATGCTAA
- a CDS encoding cytochrome c maturation protein CcmE domain-containing protein codes for MKSKFIVGGAVIAAVLGWLVFTAQEWGANTIGYSNFAEAKSNGALTSVKGYWVKEKESDIKVNVFTFYMEDEDGNELEVIYDKGKPNNFEQATSIVVQGKYADDGRFHANNILVKCPSKYQSEKADTKKT; via the coding sequence ATGAAATCGAAGTTTATTGTAGGCGGCGCGGTGATTGCCGCCGTTTTGGGCTGGCTGGTTTTTACCGCGCAGGAATGGGGCGCAAACACCATCGGGTATAGCAATTTTGCCGAAGCCAAATCTAACGGGGCGCTCACTTCCGTCAAAGGCTATTGGGTGAAGGAAAAAGAATCCGACATCAAGGTGAATGTTTTTACTTTTTATATGGAAGACGAGGACGGCAACGAGCTTGAGGTCATTTACGACAAAGGCAAGCCGAACAATTTTGAGCAGGCCACGAGCATCGTCGTTCAAGGCAAGTACGCCGACGACGGACGCTTTCATGCAAATAACATTTTGGTGAAATGCCCCTCGAAATATCAATCCGAAAAAGCCGATACCAAAAAGACCTGA